From Micromonospora rifamycinica, a single genomic window includes:
- a CDS encoding DUF2332 domain-containing protein translates to MTTADRYVEFATREAHGVSPTYERLAHAVARDDGLLALLDDLPPARRQPQLLFGVVRWLGGPVDDPAAFRTHTVAHWATVRAAMLTRAVQTNEAGRCAAVLPVLAALPQPLALLEVGASAGLCLYPDRYAYRYGDHLLGPGEPVLDCALTGTDPPTVRPQVVWRAGLDLNPLDVTDPADVAWLDALIWPEHAHRRDRLRSAAAVAAADPPELVRGDLVDDLPALAARAPAGATLVVLHTSVLYQVPPPRRAAFREMIGTLPGHWVSAEAADVLDWDGVPPPPDGALHNVLALDGTPLAWVRSHGQAAHWFDRPRPRHG, encoded by the coding sequence ATGACCACCGCCGACCGGTACGTCGAGTTCGCCACCCGGGAGGCGCACGGCGTCTCCCCGACCTACGAGCGGCTGGCCCACGCGGTCGCCCGGGACGACGGGTTGCTGGCGCTGCTGGACGACCTGCCCCCGGCCAGGCGGCAGCCGCAGCTGCTGTTCGGCGTGGTCCGCTGGCTCGGTGGCCCGGTCGACGATCCGGCCGCGTTCCGCACCCACACCGTGGCGCACTGGGCCACCGTACGGGCCGCGATGCTCACCCGGGCGGTGCAGACCAACGAGGCCGGGCGGTGTGCGGCGGTGCTGCCGGTGCTGGCCGCGCTGCCGCAGCCGCTGGCGCTGCTGGAGGTCGGCGCGTCCGCCGGCCTCTGCCTCTATCCCGACCGGTACGCCTACCGCTACGGCGACCACCTGCTCGGCCCGGGCGAGCCGGTCCTCGACTGTGCGCTGACCGGCACCGACCCACCGACCGTCCGCCCGCAGGTGGTGTGGCGGGCCGGGCTGGACCTGAACCCGCTCGACGTCACCGACCCGGCCGACGTGGCCTGGCTCGACGCGCTGATCTGGCCGGAGCACGCCCACCGCCGGGACCGGCTGCGGTCGGCGGCCGCGGTGGCCGCCGCCGACCCGCCGGAGCTGGTCCGTGGCGACCTGGTGGACGACCTCCCGGCGTTGGCCGCGCGGGCACCGGCCGGCGCGACGCTGGTGGTCCTGCACACCTCCGTGCTCTACCAGGTGCCGCCGCCGCGCCGGGCCGCCTTCCGGGAGATGATCGGCACCCTGCCCGGTCACTGGGTGTCCGCCGAGGCGGCCGACGTGCTCGACTGGGACGGCGTGCCGCCCCCGCCCGACGGGGCGCTGCACAACGTGCTCGCCCTGGACGGGACGCCGCTGGCCTGGGTCCGCTCGCACGGCCAGGCGGCCCACTGGTTCGACCGACCCCGCCCGCGCCACGGCTGA
- the nrdR gene encoding transcriptional regulator NrdR, which yields MRCPYCRHADSRVVDSREADDGQLIRRRRSCPECGKRFTTVEEAVLAVVKRSGVTEPFSRTKIIGGVRKACQGRPVDEDSIALLAQKVEETVRAKGAAELPSHDVGLAILGPLRDLDEVAYLRFASVYRSFDSLADFEREIETLRAAAQARADAAGAAHRTD from the coding sequence ATGCGGTGTCCGTACTGCCGGCACGCCGACTCCCGGGTGGTCGACTCGCGCGAGGCCGACGACGGTCAGCTGATCCGTCGGCGGCGCTCCTGCCCGGAATGCGGCAAGCGGTTCACCACCGTCGAGGAGGCGGTGCTCGCGGTGGTCAAGCGCAGCGGGGTGACCGAGCCTTTCAGCCGGACCAAGATCATCGGTGGGGTACGCAAGGCGTGTCAGGGTCGACCGGTCGACGAGGACTCCATCGCCCTGCTGGCGCAGAAGGTCGAGGAGACCGTCCGGGCCAAGGGGGCGGCCGAGCTGCCGAGCCACGACGTGGGCCTGGCGATCCTGGGACCGCTGCGCGACCTGGACGAGGTGGCCTACCTCCGCTTCGCCAGCGTCTACCGCTCGTTCGACTCACTGGCCGACTTCGAGCGGGAGATCGAGACGCTCCGGGCCGCCGCGCAGGCCCGCGCCGACGCGGCCGGGGCGGCCCACCGTACCGACTGA
- the lexA gene encoding transcriptional repressor LexA: protein MTEDRASRQKNPQPIAEAGPPATRRPRAARSRTGQPAVRPVTPVVSGFPDPAAVDLTARQRRILEFIRSWVERHGYPPSVREIGEAVGLVSPSSVAYQLKELEKKGFLRRDPNRPRAVDVRAPGDADDELSRAQRPTPAYVPMLGRIAAGGPILAEQAVEDVFPLPRELVGEGEVFMLQVKGDSMLDAAICDGDWVVVRQQPIAEAGDIVAAMLDGEATVKTYRRRNGHVWLMPQNPAFDPIPGDDATIMGRVVAVLRRI from the coding sequence GTGACCGAGGACCGGGCCAGCCGGCAGAAGAACCCGCAGCCGATCGCCGAGGCGGGTCCGCCGGCCACTCGACGCCCCCGCGCCGCCCGCAGCCGGACCGGCCAGCCGGCCGTACGCCCGGTCACCCCGGTGGTCAGCGGCTTCCCCGACCCGGCCGCCGTCGACCTCACCGCCCGGCAGCGCCGCATCCTGGAGTTCATCCGCAGCTGGGTGGAGCGGCACGGCTACCCGCCGAGCGTCCGCGAGATCGGCGAGGCGGTCGGCCTGGTCTCCCCGTCGAGCGTCGCCTACCAGCTCAAGGAGCTGGAGAAGAAGGGCTTCCTGCGGCGCGACCCCAACCGTCCCCGGGCCGTCGACGTCCGTGCCCCCGGCGACGCCGACGACGAGCTGAGCCGCGCCCAGCGCCCCACCCCCGCGTACGTGCCGATGCTCGGCCGGATCGCCGCCGGTGGCCCCATCCTGGCCGAGCAGGCGGTGGAGGACGTCTTCCCGCTCCCCCGCGAGCTGGTGGGTGAGGGCGAGGTCTTCATGCTCCAGGTCAAGGGCGACTCGATGCTCGACGCGGCGATCTGCGACGGCGACTGGGTGGTGGTCCGGCAGCAGCCGATCGCCGAGGCCGGGGACATCGTGGCCGCCATGCTCGACGGTGAGGCGACCGTCAAGACCTACCGCCGGCGCAACGGTCACGTCTGGTTGATGCCGCAGAACCCGGCCTTCGATCCGATCCCCGGCGACGACGCCACCATCATGGGTCGGGTCGTGGCGGTGCTCCGACGGATCTGA
- the hflX gene encoding GTPase HflX, with the protein MRDQETHTPYSDDDLDATTGEYELSERQALRRVPGLSTELTDVTEVEYRQLRLERVVLVGVWTEGTQQDADNSLTELAALAETAGSQVLEGLVQRRGRPDPATYVGRGKVDDLGAVVLSTGADTVICDGELSPSQLRNLEQRTKVKVVDRTALILDIFAQHAKSREGKAQVELAQLEYLLPRLRGWGETLSRQTGGSGRGGGAGGGVGLRGPGETKLETDRRRIRHRIARLRREIKAMKTVRQTKRARRSRNAVPAVAIAGYTNAGKSSLLNRLTGAGVLVENALFATLDPTTRRATTSDGRLYTLSDTVGFVRHLPHQIVEAFRSTLEEVAQADLVVHVVDGTHPDPEEQVRAVHEVLSEVGADRLPELLVVNKTDAADEESLLRLKRLWPDAVFVSAHNGRGIDGLREAIEQRLPRPAVEVRVVLPYDRGDLVARLHRQGEVLGTVHLPEGTSLHVRVSEALAAELTPFVAVGDPAVAGSR; encoded by the coding sequence TTGCGAGACCAGGAGACCCACACCCCCTACTCGGACGACGACCTCGACGCCACGACCGGCGAGTACGAGCTGTCGGAGCGGCAGGCGTTGCGGCGGGTCCCCGGCCTCTCCACCGAGCTGACCGACGTCACCGAGGTCGAGTACCGCCAGCTCCGGCTGGAGCGGGTCGTCCTGGTCGGGGTCTGGACCGAGGGCACCCAGCAGGACGCCGACAACTCGCTGACCGAGCTGGCGGCGCTGGCCGAGACGGCCGGCTCACAGGTGCTCGAAGGGCTGGTCCAGCGCCGCGGCCGTCCCGACCCGGCCACCTACGTCGGTCGGGGCAAGGTCGACGACCTGGGCGCGGTGGTGCTCTCCACCGGTGCCGACACGGTGATCTGCGACGGTGAGCTGTCCCCGTCCCAGCTGCGGAACCTGGAGCAGCGCACCAAGGTCAAGGTGGTCGACCGCACCGCGCTGATCCTCGACATCTTCGCCCAGCACGCCAAGAGCCGGGAGGGCAAGGCGCAGGTCGAGCTGGCCCAGCTCGAATACCTGCTGCCGCGGCTGCGGGGTTGGGGCGAGACGCTCTCCCGGCAGACCGGTGGTTCCGGGCGCGGCGGCGGCGCCGGCGGCGGCGTGGGCCTGCGTGGTCCGGGTGAGACCAAGCTGGAGACCGACCGGCGGCGCATCCGGCACCGCATCGCCCGGCTGCGCCGCGAGATCAAGGCGATGAAGACGGTACGCCAGACCAAGCGTGCCCGCCGTTCCCGCAACGCCGTTCCCGCGGTGGCCATCGCCGGTTACACCAACGCCGGCAAGTCGAGCCTGCTCAACCGGCTCACCGGTGCGGGCGTGCTGGTGGAGAACGCGCTCTTCGCCACCCTGGATCCGACCACCCGCCGGGCCACCACGTCGGACGGGCGGCTCTACACGCTGTCCGACACGGTGGGTTTCGTCCGGCACCTGCCGCACCAGATCGTCGAGGCGTTCCGCTCGACGCTGGAGGAGGTGGCCCAGGCCGATCTGGTGGTGCACGTGGTCGACGGCACCCACCCCGACCCGGAGGAGCAGGTCCGGGCGGTGCACGAGGTGCTCTCCGAGGTGGGTGCCGACCGGCTGCCCGAGCTGCTGGTGGTCAACAAGACCGACGCCGCCGACGAGGAGTCCCTGCTGCGGCTCAAGCGGCTCTGGCCGGACGCGGTCTTCGTCTCGGCGCACAACGGGCGCGGGATCGACGGGCTGCGCGAGGCGATCGAGCAGCGGCTTCCCCGCCCGGCGGTGGAGGTCCGGGTGGTGCTGCCGTACGACCGGGGAGACCTGGTGGCCCGGCTGCACCGGCAGGGTGAGGTGCTCGGCACCGTCCACCTGCCGGAGGGCACGTCGCTGCACGTCCGGGTGTCCGAGGCGCTCGCCGCCGAGCTGACGCCGTTCGTGGCGGTGGGTGATCCGGCGGTGGCCGGCAGTCGGTGA
- a CDS encoding NAD-dependent malic enzyme, whose protein sequence is MAITRLPSAGFSITIRIAVPADASSIGRLTTSVGEAGAIVTALDVVDSDPTHVIVDLTCDTADAGHADQVVEALSALDGVDVRKVSDRTFLLHLGGKIEVHSKVGLRTRDELSRAYTPGVARVCMAIAENPADARRLTIKRNTVAVVSDGSAVLGLGNLGPAASLPVMEGKAALFKRFGGVDAWPVVLDTQDTDEIVAIVKAIAPAYGGINLEDIAAPRCFEIEARLREALDIPVFHDDQHGTAICVLAALTNALRVVGKQLADVRVVVSGAGAAGTAIMKLLLRQGVGDIIAYDRQGALHRGLTGLNPAWQWLADNTNAENYSGDLAGAVQGADVFIGVSAPNLLTGDDIATMAKDAIVFALANPDPEVDPREARKHAAIVATGRSDQPNQINNVLAFPGVFRGMLDAHAEEFTEEMAIAAARAIADVVGEDKINPTVIVPSVFDSRVAPAVAAAVRAAAQNPAVTPPPAADPGPADLPEIAATASATP, encoded by the coding sequence GTGGCCATCACCCGACTGCCGAGTGCCGGATTCTCGATCACGATCCGGATCGCGGTCCCCGCGGACGCCTCCTCGATCGGCCGGCTGACCACATCGGTCGGCGAGGCAGGGGCGATCGTCACCGCGCTGGACGTGGTCGACTCCGACCCGACCCACGTGATCGTCGACCTCACCTGCGACACCGCCGACGCCGGCCACGCCGACCAGGTCGTCGAGGCGCTCAGTGCGCTCGACGGGGTGGACGTGCGCAAGGTGTCCGACCGGACGTTCCTGCTGCACCTCGGGGGCAAGATCGAGGTGCACTCGAAGGTCGGGCTGCGCACCCGTGACGAGCTGTCCCGGGCGTACACCCCGGGGGTGGCCCGGGTCTGCATGGCGATCGCCGAGAACCCGGCGGACGCCCGGCGGCTCACCATCAAGCGCAACACGGTCGCCGTGGTCAGCGACGGCTCGGCGGTGCTCGGCCTGGGCAATCTCGGCCCGGCGGCGTCGCTGCCGGTGATGGAGGGCAAGGCCGCGCTGTTCAAGCGGTTCGGCGGGGTGGACGCCTGGCCGGTGGTCCTGGACACCCAGGACACCGACGAGATCGTGGCGATCGTCAAGGCCATCGCCCCGGCGTACGGCGGGATCAACCTGGAGGACATCGCCGCGCCGCGCTGCTTCGAGATCGAGGCCCGGCTGCGCGAGGCGCTGGACATCCCGGTCTTCCACGACGACCAGCACGGCACCGCGATCTGCGTGCTGGCCGCGCTGACCAACGCGCTGCGCGTGGTGGGCAAGCAGCTCGCCGACGTCCGGGTGGTCGTCTCCGGGGCCGGCGCGGCCGGCACCGCGATCATGAAACTGCTGCTGCGCCAGGGCGTCGGCGACATCATCGCGTACGACCGGCAGGGTGCCCTGCACCGTGGGCTGACCGGGCTCAACCCGGCCTGGCAGTGGCTGGCCGACAACACCAACGCCGAGAACTACTCCGGCGACCTGGCCGGCGCGGTCCAGGGCGCGGACGTCTTCATCGGCGTCAGCGCCCCCAACCTGCTCACCGGCGACGACATCGCCACCATGGCCAAGGACGCGATCGTCTTCGCGCTGGCCAACCCCGATCCGGAGGTCGACCCCCGGGAGGCCCGCAAGCACGCGGCGATCGTCGCCACCGGCCGCTCGGACCAGCCCAACCAGATCAACAACGTGCTCGCCTTCCCCGGTGTGTTCCGGGGCATGCTGGACGCCCACGCCGAGGAGTTCACCGAGGAGATGGCGATCGCGGCGGCCCGCGCCATCGCCGACGTGGTCGGCGAGGACAAGATCAACCCGACCGTGATCGTGCCCAGCGTCTTCGACTCCCGGGTCGCCCCGGCGGTCGCCGCCGCCGTCCGCGCCGCCGCCCAGAACCCCGCCGTCACCCCGCCGCCGGCCGCCGACCCGGGCCCCGCCGACCTCCCCGAGATCGCCGCCACCGCCAGCGCCACCCCCTGA
- the dapF gene encoding diaminopimelate epimerase, giving the protein MEFTKGHGTGNDFVILPDPDGALDLTPGLVAGICDRRRGVGGDGVLRVVRAAKHPEGVVLADTAEWFMDYWNSDGSFAEMCGNGARVFVRYLLASGLATPTAGTLPVATRAGLVRARLEGDAIAVEMRRPRLYDASSAVLGGLTLPGTAVDVGNPHLVCALPAGVDLADLDLTRAPGFDPRLFPQGVNVEFTTPGDPVDGTDGHLLMRVYERGSAETLSCGTGACAVAAVALRDAARDTGTITVDVPGGRLTVTVTDDSCWLSGPAVLVATGTLTLP; this is encoded by the coding sequence GTGGAGTTCACCAAGGGCCACGGCACCGGCAACGACTTCGTCATCCTGCCCGATCCGGACGGCGCCCTCGACCTGACACCCGGCCTGGTCGCCGGGATCTGCGACCGGCGGCGGGGCGTCGGCGGCGACGGCGTGCTGCGGGTGGTGCGCGCGGCCAAGCACCCCGAGGGGGTCGTCCTCGCCGACACCGCCGAATGGTTCATGGACTACTGGAACTCCGACGGCTCGTTCGCCGAGATGTGCGGCAACGGCGCCCGGGTCTTCGTCCGCTACCTGCTGGCCAGCGGGCTGGCCACGCCGACCGCCGGCACCCTGCCGGTGGCCACCCGCGCCGGCCTGGTGCGGGCCCGGCTCGAGGGCGACGCCATCGCCGTCGAGATGCGCCGCCCCCGGCTGTACGACGCGTCGAGCGCCGTCCTCGGCGGGCTCACCCTGCCCGGCACGGCGGTGGACGTCGGCAACCCGCACCTGGTCTGCGCCCTGCCGGCCGGCGTCGACCTGGCCGACCTGGACCTCACCCGGGCACCCGGGTTCGACCCCCGGCTCTTCCCGCAGGGGGTGAACGTCGAGTTCACCACCCCCGGCGACCCGGTGGACGGCACCGACGGTCACCTGCTGATGCGGGTCTACGAACGCGGCTCGGCCGAGACGCTCTCCTGCGGCACCGGCGCCTGCGCGGTCGCCGCCGTGGCCCTGCGCGACGCCGCCCGGGACACCGGCACGATCACCGTCGACGTCCCCGGAGGCCGGCTCACGGTGACCGTGACCGACGACTCCTGCTGGCTCTCCGGCCCCGCCGTCCTGGTCGCCACCGGCACCCTGACCCTTCCCTGA
- the miaA gene encoding tRNA (adenosine(37)-N6)-dimethylallyltransferase MiaA: MDPDGRAGAVSGTVVAVVGPTAAGKSALSIALAHALGGEVVNADSMQLYRGMDIGTAKLSPAERDGVPHHLLDIWPVTEPASVAEYQRLARAAVDDILARGRVPLLVGGSGLYLRAVLEQFEFPGTDPAVRGRLEAELAQLGPAPLYARLADADPVAAAGILPGNGRRIVRALEVITLTGAPFTASLPDPTPYYPAVQLGVDLDTPLLDERIALRVDRMWADGLVAEVRALLGQGLADGRTASRALGYQQVLRFLAGGTDEAQAHDETIRATRRFVRRQRSWFRRDQRIHWLDPTSPTFVDSALRVVAGHRR; the protein is encoded by the coding sequence CTGGACCCGGACGGCCGGGCGGGTGCGGTGAGCGGCACGGTCGTCGCCGTGGTGGGGCCGACCGCGGCGGGCAAGTCGGCGCTGAGTATCGCGCTGGCGCACGCCCTGGGCGGCGAGGTGGTCAACGCCGACTCGATGCAGCTCTACCGGGGCATGGACATCGGCACGGCCAAGCTCAGCCCGGCCGAGCGGGACGGCGTGCCGCACCACCTGCTGGACATCTGGCCGGTCACCGAGCCGGCCAGCGTCGCCGAGTACCAGCGGCTGGCCCGCGCGGCGGTCGACGACATCCTGGCCCGGGGGCGGGTGCCGCTGCTGGTCGGCGGCTCCGGCCTCTACCTGCGGGCGGTGCTCGAACAGTTCGAGTTCCCCGGCACCGACCCGGCGGTACGCGGGCGGCTGGAAGCGGAGCTGGCGCAGCTCGGCCCCGCCCCACTGTACGCCCGGCTGGCCGACGCCGACCCGGTGGCGGCGGCGGGCATCCTGCCCGGCAACGGTCGGCGGATCGTCCGGGCGCTGGAGGTGATCACGCTGACCGGGGCGCCGTTCACCGCCTCACTGCCCGACCCGACGCCGTACTACCCGGCCGTACAGCTCGGGGTCGACCTGGACACACCGCTCCTCGACGAGCGGATCGCGCTGCGGGTCGACCGGATGTGGGCCGACGGCCTGGTCGCCGAGGTCCGTGCGCTGCTCGGGCAGGGCCTGGCCGACGGGCGGACGGCCAGCCGGGCGCTCGGCTACCAGCAGGTGCTGCGCTTCCTGGCCGGCGGGACCGACGAGGCACAGGCGCACGACGAGACGATCCGGGCCACCCGGCGCTTCGTCCGGCGGCAACGCTCCTGGTTCCGCCGTGACCAGCGGATCCACTGGCTGGACCCGACGTCGCCGACGTTTGTCGACAGTGCGCTGCGGGTGGTCGCCGGGCATCGGCGATGA
- a CDS encoding class III extradiol dioxygenase subunit B-like domain-containing protein — MPLVAAAVCPHPPLIVPELAGAAAPELADLRAACAAAVTALYAVGVRTVVLVGSGEHTAELEPPYQGSFTPWGLPRTVRLGPGEGAGGLPLSLLVGAWLVDRVGPPTPTAWRMVSVAPDEPVDRCAAVGAGLVEAGRAADEPWALLVLGDGSACHGPKAPGYDDPRAGAYDEGVARALAGADVDALLGLDPVVSAELKAAGRAAWQVLAGAVRTAGGDWHGELRHHTQPYGVGYLVASWTRTAGRVR; from the coding sequence GTGCCCCTGGTCGCCGCGGCCGTCTGTCCGCACCCGCCGTTGATCGTGCCCGAGCTGGCCGGCGCCGCCGCGCCCGAGCTGGCGGACCTGCGCGCCGCCTGCGCCGCCGCGGTCACCGCCCTCTACGCCGTCGGCGTACGCACCGTCGTGCTGGTCGGCTCCGGCGAGCACACCGCCGAGCTGGAGCCGCCCTATCAGGGCAGCTTCACCCCGTGGGGCCTGCCCCGGACGGTGCGCCTCGGCCCGGGGGAGGGGGCCGGAGGGCTGCCGTTGAGTCTGCTGGTCGGGGCCTGGCTGGTGGACCGGGTGGGACCGCCGACGCCCACCGCCTGGCGGATGGTGAGCGTCGCACCGGACGAACCGGTCGACCGGTGTGCCGCCGTCGGAGCCGGGCTCGTCGAGGCCGGGCGCGCGGCGGACGAGCCGTGGGCACTGCTGGTGCTGGGGGACGGCTCGGCCTGCCACGGGCCGAAGGCACCCGGCTACGACGACCCGCGCGCCGGGGCGTACGACGAGGGGGTGGCCCGTGCCCTGGCCGGCGCGGACGTCGACGCGCTGCTCGGCCTGGACCCGGTGGTGTCGGCGGAGCTGAAGGCCGCCGGCCGGGCGGCCTGGCAGGTGCTGGCCGGAGCGGTCCGGACCGCCGGCGGTGACTGGCACGGTGAGCTGCGTCACCACACGCAGCCGTACGGCGTCGGTTACCTGGTGGCCTCCTGGACCCGGACGGCCGGGCGGGTGCGGTGA
- a CDS encoding nuclear transport factor 2 family protein, with translation MTQSHTRMTPPADPGFVPDATDLAELDEWFRHYDALAGAGDVAGTAELAMFPLNTVTDDAAGEGSARQLDRAAYLEMMGGVLGGGGDLRMESRRTPYFLTRSLAVVLTEAEFTLDGERQRVRYADVLVRTGGQWRFQTMIQGGWGGQPG, from the coding sequence ATGACCCAGTCCCACACCCGGATGACGCCCCCGGCCGACCCCGGCTTCGTGCCCGACGCCACCGACCTCGCCGAGCTGGACGAGTGGTTCCGGCACTACGACGCCCTGGCCGGGGCGGGTGACGTGGCCGGGACCGCCGAGCTGGCGATGTTCCCGCTCAACACGGTCACCGACGACGCGGCCGGCGAGGGCTCCGCGCGCCAGCTCGACCGGGCGGCCTACCTGGAGATGATGGGCGGCGTGCTCGGTGGCGGCGGTGACCTGCGGATGGAGAGCCGCCGCACGCCGTACTTCCTCACCCGCAGCCTGGCCGTGGTGCTCACCGAGGCCGAGTTCACCCTCGACGGCGAGCGGCAGCGGGTGCGCTACGCCGACGTGCTGGTCCGCACCGGCGGGCAGTGGCGGTTCCAGACCATGATCCAGGGCGGCTGGGGCGGCCAACCCGGCTGA